The genomic stretch GATTTGCCCATCCAGCATGACGTAGCCACGGTCAGCAGTAACATAATTGAGAATAAAACCGGTATGGGTGATGATCAGGCCAGACTTGGTGCGACGACGATGGACGTCTTTTTCAAGAAGGCGCCGGATCATCTGACCTATGACCTGAAGGTTTTCCATATCCACGCCAGACTCCGGTTCATCAAGGAGGACCAGATCTGGATTCTGGGCCAGGAGTTGAAGGAGTTCGCTTTTTTTGATCTCCCCCCCGGAAAATCCCAAATTGACATCCCGATCCAGAAAATCATCAAAACCGTAGATCAGGGCCAGCTCCTGGGGATTTAATCGCCCCTGACTACAGATAGTGAGCATGTCCCTTAGCTTCACCCCTCTCAGAGTAGGCGGTCGCTGAAAGAGGATCCCTATCCCCCTTCGGGCCCGCTCATACGGGGGCAAATCGGTGATATCCTCTCCTTTGAAAAAGA from Thermosulfuriphilus ammonigenes encodes the following:
- a CDS encoding ABC transporter ATP-binding protein, with amino-acid sequence MLKIEDLWVEVAGREVLKGINLEIPSGETHALFGRNGSGKTTLLMTIMGFAGYKVKHGRIFFKGEDITDLPPYERARRGIGILFQRPPTLRGVKLRDMLTICSQGRLNPQELALIYGFDDFLDRDVNLGFSGGEIKKSELLQLLAQNPDLVLLDEPESGVDMENLQVIGQMIRRLLEKDVHRRRTKSGLIITHTGFILNYVTADRGYVMLDGQIYCHGNPLEIFEGIQKHGYEECLRCLRRI